Proteins from one Impatiens glandulifera chromosome 2, dImpGla2.1, whole genome shotgun sequence genomic window:
- the LOC124926564 gene encoding uncharacterized protein LOC124926564, with protein sequence MPDDDMDISTQTADMMEADQAPPPPQVEALVPVPNQPNDKWKTLLTSVRKLIDQGKPSHALQALVMTMREHGGEGAVAQMLKRAHEIYHDKIQANAVADELASLFAECAIAENMMPSMIESPNVVGHYTEPDEHGTSILDQMGKKQIVMDAFADGSSFVCFKCGGLVSILRKDEHDAYWCCRAV encoded by the exons ATGCCAGATGATGACATGGATATCAGCACCCAAACTGCTGATATGATGGAGGCGGATCAGGCGCCGCCGCCGCCGCAAGTTGAGGCGCTGGTTCCTGTTCCCAATCAACCCAACGATAAATGGAAAACTTTGCTAACCAGCGTTCGTAAACTTATCGATCAGGGCAAGCCTTCGCATGCTCTCCAAGCG TTGGTGATGACAATGAGAGAACACGGAGGTGAAGGAGCTGTTGCTCAAATGCTAAAACGTGCACATGAAATTTACCATGACAAGATCCAGGCAAATGCTGTTGCAGATGAATTGGCCTCGTTATTTGCTGAATGTGCGATTGCTGAAAACATGATGCCTTCGATGATTGAGTCTCCTAATGTGGTAGGTCATTATACAGAACCAGATGAGCATGGAACGTCTATATTGGaccaaatgggaaaaaaacaaattgtgaTGGATGCTTTCGCGGATGGAAGTAGCTTTGTTTGCTTTAAATGTGGCGGTTTGGTTAGTATTCTTCGGAAAGATGAGCATGATGCATACTGGTGCTGTAGAGCTGTGTAA
- the LOC124927324 gene encoding uncharacterized protein LOC124927324, with protein sequence MLEDEQIAAAAGVSACFLLLIIVFLLRCFCLPRERISSSEMNHRKTESLQTGIEELHRQSIHNENFEFNRSRHSNYSNIFHKEQSSNSLFNWSDHPSLVSDAVENGWSQFAFFGQNSSSLTSNRSTRAAAILGSCAAVVGDRGRVLEMESTWEISDGSTDFMQKIRLNPGLKRINPNNLCICTTGLPLPGPCLGNSSAFPQEAYFEITVLPFSEEEEMGKRECEKTKLMDENFHGKMNSESIVHAMAGSENKNLRELMMGEGFLLIGLSRGGFLSSKKMPGSFPGSVGFNSNGSVYLDGIKHSSGSKDIKKLEEGRVIGCGYNPSEKEVIFTIDSEVIYIIQCKSEEYGTPLYPMLASDMDLSLHINLGQSSFRYDPANEQRNPNPCFVAPSANRGSGFDEDSKELFSMGRIDSQWLRRGASRGGVDYDVESEGDLFEIVIDSSSSKHGRSPNSIL encoded by the exons atgTTAGAAGATGAACAAATCGCGGCAGCGGCCGGCGTTTCCGCCTGTTTTCTTCTTctaataattgtttttctcCTACGTTGTTTTTGTCTACCAAGAGAGAGAATCTCATCATCGGAGATGAATCATAGGAAAACGGAAAGTCTTCAAACAGGAATCGAAGAACTTCATCGTCAAAGCATACACAATGAGAATTTCGAGTTTAATCGAAGCAGACATTCAAATTACAGTAACATATTCCACAAAGAACAATCATCAAATTCACTGTTTAATTGGAGCGATCATCCATCGCTTGTTTCAGACGCAGTCGAAAATGGGTGGTCACAATTTGCGTTTTTTGGGCAGAATTCATCATCTTTAACGTCAAATAGATCGACAAGAGCAGCAGCGATTCTGGGTTCATGTGCTGCAGTAGTTGGTGATCGAGGAAGAGTATTAGAAATGGAATCAACTTGGGAAATTAGCGATGGATCGACTGATTTTATGCAGAAAATTAGGTTAAATCCTGGATTGAAAAGGATAAATCCTAATAATCTATGTATATGTACTACTGGTTTACCATTACCAGGACCTTGTTTAGGAAACTCATCTGCTTTTCCTCAAGAAGCTTATTTTGAGATAACTGTATTGCCGTTttctgaagaagaagagatgggTAAACGTGAATGTGAGAAGACGAAGCTGATGGATGAGAATTTTCATGGAAAGATGAATTCTGAATCGATTGTTCATGCGATGGCTGGTAGTGAAAACAAGAATTTGAGAGAATTGATGATGGGTGAAGGTTTTTTGTTGATTGGTCTTAGTAGAGGTGGTTTTCTTTCTTCGAAGAAGATGCCTGGAAGCTTCCCTGGTTCGGTTGGTTTCAATTCTAATGGCTCTGTTTATCTTGATG GAATCAAACATTCATCTGGTTCGAAAGACATAAAAAAGTTAGAAGAAGGTCGAGTGATAGGATGTGGTTACAATCCATCAGAGAAGGAAGTCATATTCACTATAGACTCAGAAGTGATCTACATCATCCAATGCAAGTCAGAAGAATATGGAACTCCACTTTATCCAATGCTGGCATCAGACATGGATTTGAGCCTTCATATAAACCTTGGCCAGAGCAGTTTCAGGTATGATCCGGCCAATGAACAAAGGAACCCTAATCCATGCTTTGTAGCTCCGTCTGCGAATAGAGGGTCGGGGTTTGATGAAGATAGTAAAGAGCTGTTCTCTATGGGAAGGATTGATTCACAATGGCTAAGGAGAGGTGCAAGTAGAGGAGGAGTAGATTATGATGTTGAATCTGAAggtgatttatttgaaattgttataGATAGTAGTAGTAGTAAGCATGGAAGATCTCCTAACTCAATCTTGTAG